A genomic region of Micromonospora sp. NBRC 110009 contains the following coding sequences:
- a CDS encoding PucR family transcriptional regulator, with protein sequence MESLVRACQAGTVSEPGGTEVSATLRRIERAAGALATASVARMDEALPWFRELPADQRSWVMLVAQAGVRSLVQWLRQGGGATDSTQEVSDEVFAAAPQALARSISLQQTVALIKVTIEVVEEQVSHLAVKGEEQLLREAVLRFSREIAFAAARVYARAAESRGSWDARLQALLVDALLRGDSPDVLASRAAALGWTDAPPVAVAVGRSPGGEVAAVLHTVYRQARRIGVEVIGGVHGDRLVIVLGGAADPLGATEKLLTAFGDGPVVVGPAVPSLDEATDSARAALAGFRAAPAWPTAPRPVPAADLLPERALAGDAEARRRLRHDVYAALLRAGGELLETLDAFFAAGGTLESAARALFVHPNTVRYRLKRVAEVTGFSPLAPRDAFALQVALTVGRLDPVVPAVAAVPTQTLSPAVRKTSQAGDDRR encoded by the coding sequence GTGGAGTCCCTGGTCAGGGCATGTCAGGCTGGAACGGTGAGCGAGCCGGGCGGGACCGAGGTGTCGGCGACGCTGCGCCGGATCGAACGGGCGGCGGGCGCGCTGGCCACTGCCAGCGTGGCCCGGATGGACGAGGCCCTGCCCTGGTTCCGGGAGCTGCCGGCCGACCAGCGGTCCTGGGTCATGCTGGTCGCCCAGGCCGGTGTCCGGTCGCTGGTGCAGTGGCTGCGGCAGGGCGGCGGCGCCACCGACAGCACCCAGGAGGTGTCGGACGAGGTCTTCGCGGCCGCGCCGCAGGCCCTGGCCCGCTCGATCAGCCTCCAGCAGACCGTGGCGCTGATCAAGGTGACCATCGAGGTCGTCGAGGAGCAGGTGTCGCACCTCGCCGTGAAGGGCGAGGAGCAGCTGTTGCGGGAGGCGGTGCTGCGCTTCTCCCGGGAGATCGCGTTCGCCGCCGCCCGGGTGTACGCCCGGGCCGCCGAGAGCCGCGGGTCGTGGGACGCCCGGCTCCAGGCGCTGCTGGTGGACGCGCTGCTGCGCGGCGACTCCCCGGACGTGCTGGCCAGCCGGGCGGCGGCGCTGGGCTGGACGGACGCGCCGCCGGTGGCGGTGGCGGTGGGCCGGTCCCCGGGCGGCGAGGTGGCCGCCGTACTGCACACCGTCTACCGGCAGGCCCGCCGGATCGGGGTCGAGGTGATCGGCGGCGTGCACGGCGATCGCCTGGTGATCGTCCTCGGCGGGGCGGCGGACCCGCTGGGGGCGACGGAGAAGCTGCTGACCGCGTTCGGCGACGGGCCGGTGGTGGTGGGCCCGGCCGTACCCAGCCTGGACGAGGCGACGGACTCGGCGCGGGCCGCGCTGGCCGGGTTCCGCGCGGCGCCGGCCTGGCCCACCGCGCCGCGCCCGGTGCCCGCCGCGGACCTGCTGCCGGAGCGGGCCCTGGCGGGCGACGCGGAGGCCCGCCGCCGGCTGCGCCACGACGTGTACGCGGCGCTGCTCCGCGCCGGGGGCGAACTGCTGGAGACGTTGGACGCCTTCTTCGCCGCCGGCGGCACGCTGGAGAGCGCCGCCCGGGCCCTGTTCGTGCACCCGAACACCGTCCGCTACCGGCTCAAGCGGGTGGCCGAGGTGACCGGCTTCTCGCCGCTCGCGCCCCGGGACGCGTTCGCCCTCCAGGTGGCGCTCACGGTCGGCCGGCTGGACCCGGTGGTCCCGGCCGTCGCAGCCGTCCCGACCCAGACATTGAGCCCAGCCGTCAGGAAAACGTCACAGGCAGGTGATGATCGCCGTTGA